From the Paraflavitalea soli genome, the window ATAGCCCTGATGGTCTTGATCAACTCTATGGAATAGGCTTTCACGTCGGCCCAGGATTGCCGTTCAGGCTCATTGAAGATCTCATAGATAATATTGGGGTGCTTACCGTAAGTGGTGGCTATTTCGGTAAAGAACTGTTTTGCTTCCTGTTGCCGTATGTTGTGGCTATGCCAGTCGACGATCACGTATATCCCTTCTTTTATAGCAGCATCGATCACCGCTTTGACCTTCTCCATGGACCAATCAGGATTTTTAATATACCCCTGGTCGGGCTCAACACCCATGGCGGCACGTACCACGGTACAACCCCAATCGTTTTTCAACCAGCTTACGGTCCCTGCATTATAAAACCGCGGCCACCAGTTATGCCATCCAAAGCTCATGCCGCGCAAGACCACGGGCGCTCCTTTTTCATTCAGGAGATATACACCGGAAACTTTCAACCGGCCGTTCTCCTTCACGGGCTGGGCCCATCCCATGACGAATGCAAGTACCAACAAGACTACTGAAAATATCTTTTTCATATGCAGCGACTTCAACCACTAATATACGGCCATTTTTTGTTGCGTAATTGAAAAGCCCCGCATGGATATGCAGGGCGTTTAAATTTACAATTTAAAAACAAAATGGCTAAATCAAAGGGGAAACAAACCAACCATTAATTCCTTAATGCATACGTATCAATGTACCATGATGATCTACCACCATAGAAGAGCTGCGAAGGCCAATTTGAGTAGCCAATTCTTCCAGCGCGTGTACTTCCTCCGGATCGGCGTAGGAAAGATTATCCACTGCCACGCGGTCTATATCCGTGCCGAATGAACGCTCACCCAATAAATGATAGACTGTTTCATAAGCCATCTCCAAAAAAAGACTTACGCGATCTTCCGTGTACAACGGGTGATACATGATGACAATTGTATCTTCCGCACATTCACCAAGAATAGAAAAATGGAAATCCCATGGGTCGATACCTTCCACCTCCAATTGCTTTTCTAATAAAAGATCAACAGGCATTGGATCTTCCAGGGAGTGAATGCTCCAACCCGGTATATCGGGAGCCAGAGCCACAAACGCATCCGCCTTTTTAAAATGCTTCTCCCTTCCTTTTACTGTAATGGTTAACCGGGCGATCCCTTCATCGGGCAACACCAGGCTGAACCCAAAGAATTTATAATAGGCCCGTACATGGGTGTTCATTTCCCGCAGCCAGTACTGAATTTCTTTTTTAGGCTTTTTGTTCAGCGTAAGGTATTCCTGTTGATGGCGTTTAAACCACTCCCAGAAATGACGCTTTGATAATTTGCTCATATAATTCGTTTTGTAGATAATTAAAAAAATAAGAAAGAAGTAAGGTGTCCCTGCTCAGCAGGAACACCTTACTGGTAAGTGCCTTACAAACTAACTTCCAGGGTGCCCTCATTGCCCGGAACATCGGTTGCTATGGCTTTGATCTTACTACCCGCCAGCGTGCTGTTGGCCATCGAAGCAGTGAAGGTCCAGTCAAGACCATTGAGTTCTTGTACAGTCCTACCCGCTTCCAGCAGCGTGCCGTTAGCAGCATATATCTCCACCCATACACTCACTACGCGGAAATCATCGACGGCGCGAACAACGATCTTGCCGCCACTGGCCCCGGTGTAATTGCGTGTATTGATGTTTTTAACTTCAGGTGAATTCATAAAATCTTCCACTGCCCTGCTATACACGTTTTGCCTTGGTCGCAGATTTGCGGCATAAGCCTCCGCCATGCCCTGATCCGGATTTTTTACAACACCCCGTGCATACCTCGAAGCAAGCAGGAATCTTTCCTGTATTTCCACCTGTTCAGCCGATGGATCGCCCTTTCTTTTTTTAGGGGCTTTGGCAACTACTGTTTTGCCATCCCAATCGCGGAACACGATCTCTTTGCCGAGGGTTCCGCTGAATTTACCGCTTACGATACTATTATTTGAATGTGCCATGGTAATAAATTTTCAAGATGATTAATTTTTGTTTTTGTACCGGTCGCTGCCGAGGGAGAGGGTTAGCAAGTTCACTCTTCCTGTTATCCCTAAGTGAAAACTCCTTTGGCAGTGATCGATAAAACAAATCTAAACCAGTTATCATCCCTTATTTTAAAAAAAGGTTCCGGATTGTCTAACCGTTGGGACGAATGACATAGGTTTTGGGACGAAGTGCACTTTCTATACGAAAACACCTTCAAAATTGGGACGACACTACAATGCGTATGGGACGAACGGCATATGTTTTGGGACGAATGACACATTTACCCTGGTTTCTTCTCTTTGCTTCCTCGGTTTCTCCTCAATTCCTCCTCATTGCCTCCTCGGGTCCCGAGGAAGCAATGAGGAGCCAAAGAGGAGGATGTTAGGACTCATCGAGGTACCATTGAGGCGGAACACCGGTCTTGTCTAACTTCCAACCTCCATTGTTCAACAAAATAGGGGGAGCAAAATAAGCAGGAAAATTATCAGCACCCATTGCTCATATAAATATTTTTTCTATATTGTCAGTCTATCTTTTATTTAAACGCAAGATCCAATATGCTGAAGCCATTTTTTGTGTATCAAAATAAAATATTGATACGTATTAACCCGGAAGAACTCGTATGTCTCGTTGCAGAAAAAAATTATACCAAGCTCTTTCTTACGCATAAAAGGTATTACCTGGTTCGATCCACTTTAACGGGTATCTTAAAAAAATTACCCCCGGAAATGTTTATAAAAGTTCACCGCGCTTATGCTGTCTCTATCTTTTTTATGGATAAGGTTGACAGGGATCAATTAGAAATCGGCGGTCAATCCGTTCCCATTAGCAGGCGGTATTATACATCGGTTATCGAGCAGCTAAATATTATTGAGTAAGAGCCCGCCAAAAAGAAAAGCCAGGTTAGCACAGAAGGCTATTAGTTTGTTAAGCATAGTTGATAACATTAAATCAGGAAACAGCCCTATAATTCATCAAGAAAAAATCCCGGCAACCAGCAGGTTACCGGGATCTATGAATCATTATCACAGTGAAGGAAATGACAATGATCTATGCTGATTAAATCTTTGGTCTAACCAATTAATGATTACAAATTCTACGATGGGCATACAGGGAAGGCAAGGATCTCAGGGGAATGAGACGGAAAGGAATCTGGGGTTATCAGGGCGCAAGATAGATAAAATACTGGTTATATATCAAAATATGCGACAATATTTCCCTGATAAACAAATCAATACAACGGGTGAAAACATTGTATTCAAAGCAAAAATATATTACTTAGACCGTTCGATCCAACATAAAGCTGCATGAAAATACAAAAGCTGCCTCCTTTGTTTTCGGGAGACAGCTTTTGTATACATTAATACACAACGATTTCGACAAGGGTGACAACGCTCAGGTTGACAACCTTATAGTATCTACACTTTGTAATATTGCTCCCAGCCTTTACGTGGAGGAGGGCCAACGAGGAGCTCATTGATCTTTTTATCGTTGGTGATGATCTTTTTATCCCTGTCAAACTTAATGGTCTTACCAGTCCATTGGGCCAATACGCCCAGGCAAAATACCTGGCTTAATGGGCCGGCAATAGAGAATGGTGAGCGCGTTTGCTCTTCTCCTTTACAAGCCTTCAGGAAGTTGGCAAAGTGATTGGACGGACTTTCAGGCACCACCGGAAGTTTGGAGGCCATTTCCTTTGCTTTCTCTTCAGGAATAATGGATAGTGTACTGCCATGTGAACCGCCTTTAAAGGTTAGTTCTTTGCTATAAATGATCTTACCGGGATTGAGTTTGGCTGGCTTGATGGCTCCTGTGCTGGGCGGTGGAATATTGGGATCGAGACCAGAAACACCATATCCTTTTGGAATAGGAGGTAGGTTGTCCAGCCCATCATACCATTTCACTTCCAGTGGCGGCATGGTGCCGCGCTTGGGGAATTTGAAAGAAAGGGTGGTTGACATGGGATAGAAGAAGTTGTTGTGCCCATCGAGTTTGATAGGATCTACTTCATAAGGCAATCCCAGGTCGAGGAACTGGTGTGCTGTATCGAGGATATGCGCGCCCCAATCGCCCAGGGCTCCCATACCGAAATCAAACCAGCAACGCCATTGGCCATTCACAAAGTCTTTGTTGTAGGTATGGCCCTGTGTAGCCATTTGCCAGATATTCCAATCCAATGTTTCCGGAAGTTTTTCGGCAGCCGGGAAGGAAGTGATCTTTGGATCCCATCCATGCCAGCGACGGGGCGAGTTCATGTGGGCAGAGATGTCGGTCACATCTTTGATGATACCGGCATCTACCCAGGCTTTGAACTGGAAATAGTTGGCATCGGAGTGACCCTGGTTGCCCATTTGTGTGACCACTTTGGGATACTTCTTAGCGGCCTTCATCATGAGTTCTACTTCATTGAAGGTGCGCGCCATTGGTTTCTCTACATACACGTGTATACCGAGGGCCATGGCCATCATGGTAATGGGGAAATGGGAAAAGTCGGGCACGCCAATGGATACGGCGTCGATCTGCTTGCCCATCTTATCAAACATCACGCGGAAATCCTGGAACCGGGGTACATCGGGAAACTGCTTTAAGGTAGCCAATGTATGAGGGGCGCCCATGTCCACATCACAAAAAGCGACAATATTCGCCAGTCCTGTTTTATGTAATGCCTGGATGATCTCACCGCCACGATTGCCGATGCCAATACAGGCGAGGTTTACTTTTTCCCCGGGTGCTATTTTGCGGGGGGCACGGCCTTCACTGGCCAATAAGAAACCGGGTACGGCCGCAGCTGCTGAAGCCAGCATGGCCTGCTTTAAGAATCTTCTCCTGGAATAATCGTTATTAAACATTTAGTAGGGGATTTATGCTTTAGCCTTCCAAAATACATAAATAAGAGATTAGAGACTCATTAAAGTATGAGGGCATGCCAATTGAGCTTTTTATTTTGCCAAAAGAGCTTACTCCACGCCTGTAATTTCCAATTGTAAACGATTAAGTTCCCGGTACAATCCATCGGGTAAGTTGAGTAATTCCTGGTGGGTGCCCAATTCTTTCACCACAC encodes:
- a CDS encoding glycoside hydrolase family 5 protein, which gives rise to MKKIFSVVLLVLAFVMGWAQPVKENGRLKVSGVYLLNEKGAPVVLRGMSFGWHNWWPRFYNAGTVSWLKNDWGCTVVRAAMGVEPDQGYIKNPDWSMEKVKAVIDAAIKEGIYVIVDWHSHNIRQQEAKQFFTEIATTYGKHPNIIYEIFNEPERQSWADVKAYSIELIKTIRAIDPDNVILVGSPHWDQDVHLVADDPIKGYDNLMYTLHFYAATHKQPLRDRGDYALKKGLPLFISESAGMEATGNGPLNEAEWNEWISWAEKNKISWITWSVSDKNETCSVLLPTASSSGNWTAKDLKLSGIKTRELLRKYNSRP
- a CDS encoding LytR/AlgR family response regulator transcription factor, whose amino-acid sequence is MLKPFFVYQNKILIRINPEELVCLVAEKNYTKLFLTHKRYYLVRSTLTGILKKLPPEMFIKVHRAYAVSIFFMDKVDRDQLEIGGQSVPISRRYYTSVIEQLNIIE
- a CDS encoding Gfo/Idh/MocA family oxidoreductase, which encodes MFNNDYSRRRFLKQAMLASAAAAVPGFLLASEGRAPRKIAPGEKVNLACIGIGNRGGEIIQALHKTGLANIVAFCDVDMGAPHTLATLKQFPDVPRFQDFRVMFDKMGKQIDAVSIGVPDFSHFPITMMAMALGIHVYVEKPMARTFNEVELMMKAAKKYPKVVTQMGNQGHSDANYFQFKAWVDAGIIKDVTDISAHMNSPRRWHGWDPKITSFPAAEKLPETLDWNIWQMATQGHTYNKDFVNGQWRCWFDFGMGALGDWGAHILDTAHQFLDLGLPYEVDPIKLDGHNNFFYPMSTTLSFKFPKRGTMPPLEVKWYDGLDNLPPIPKGYGVSGLDPNIPPPSTGAIKPAKLNPGKIIYSKELTFKGGSHGSTLSIIPEEKAKEMASKLPVVPESPSNHFANFLKACKGEEQTRSPFSIAGPLSQVFCLGVLAQWTGKTIKFDRDKKIITNDKKINELLVGPPPRKGWEQYYKV